A region from the Capra hircus breed San Clemente chromosome 9, ASM170441v1, whole genome shotgun sequence genome encodes:
- the SLC35D3 gene encoding solute carrier family 35 member D3, with translation MRQLCRRGRVLGIAVAIAHGVFSGSLNILLKFLISRYQFSFLTLVQCLTSSTAALSLELLRRLGFIAVPPFGLNLARSFAGVAVLSTLQSSLTLWSLRGLSLPMYVVFKRCLPLVTMLIGVLVLKNGAPSPGVLAAVLITTCGAALAGAGDLTGDPIGYVTGVLAVLVHAAYLVLIQKASADTEHGPLTAQYVIAVSATPLLVVLSFASTDSIHAWTFPGWKDPAMVTIFVACILIGCAMNFTTLHCTYINSAVTTSFVGVVKSIATITVGMVAFSDVEPTSLFIAGVVVNTLGSIIYCAAKFLETRKQSNYEDLETQPGVEEAQPSGDQLPFVMEELPAEGGNGGSEGGKAAGGSTQPGGQEARGSPRGVSLMARSSQISDSPEEVGRSSLKDAYLEVWRLVRGAKYVKKDYLIENEELPSP, from the exons ATGCGGCAGCTGTGCCGCCGGGGCCGCGTGCTGGGCATCGCGGTGGCCATCGCGCACGGGGTCTTCTCCGGCTCCCTCAACATCCTGCTTAAGTTCCTCATCAGCCGCTACCAGTTCTCCTTCTTGACCCTGGTGCAGTGCCTGACCAGCTCTACCGCGGCGCTGAGCCTGGAGCTGCTGCGGCGCCTGGGGTTCATCGCGGTGCCCCCCTTCGGCCTGAACCTGGCTCGCTCCTTCGCGGGGGTCGCCGTGCTCTCCACGCTGCAGTCCAGCCTCACGCTTTGGTCCCTGCGCGGCCTCAGCCTACCCATGTACGTGGTCTTCAAGCGTTGCCTGCCCCTGGTCACCATGCTCATCGGCGTCCTGGTGCTCAAGAACGGAGCGCCCTCGCCGGGGGTGCTCGCGGCCGTGCTCATCACCACCTGCGGCGCAGCTCTGGCAG GAGCCGGTGACCTGACCGGCGACCCCATCGGGTACGTCACCGGCGTGCTGGCGGTGCTGGTGCACGCCGCCTATTTGGTGCTCATCCAGAAGGCGAGCGCAGACACGGAGCACGGGCCGCTCACCGCGCAGTACGTCATCGCCGTGTCCGCCACCCCGCTGCTGGTCGTCTTATCCTTCGCCAGCACCGACTCGATCCACGCCTGGACCTTCCCCGGCTGGAAGGACCCGGCCATGGTGACCATCTTCGTGGCGTGCATCCTGATCGGCTGTGCCATGAACTTCACCACGCTGCACTGCACCTACATCAACTCGGCGGTGACCACCAGCTTTGTGGGGGTGGTGAAAAGCATCGCTACCATCACTGTGGGTATGGTGGCCTTCAGCGATGTGGAGCCCACCTCTCTATTCATTGCTGGCGTCGTGGTGAACACCCTGGGCTCCATCATTTACTGTGCGGCCAAATTTTTGGAAACTAGAAAGCAGAGCAACTACGAGGACCTGGAAACGCAGCCGGGGGTAGAGGAGGCGCAGCCAAGTGGAGATCAGCTGCCGTTTGTCATGGAGGAGCTGCCCGCAGAGGGTGGAAATGGCGGGTCAGAAGGTGGGAAGGCAGCAGGTGGCTCCACTCAACCGGGTGGGCAAGAGGCTAGGGGCAGCCCCAGAGGGGTCTCGCTGATGGCTAGGAGCTCGCAGATCTCAGACAGCCCTGAAGAAGTGGGCAGGAGTTCATTAAAGGATGCTTACCTCGAAGTGTGGAGGTTAGTTAGGGGAGCCAAGTATGTAAAGAAGGATTATTTGATAGAAAATGAGGAGTTACCCAGTCCTTGA